Proteins encoded together in one Neobacillus sp. FSL H8-0543 window:
- a CDS encoding TetR/AcrR family transcriptional regulator, translating into MSDREDQLVGEFPFTPIQERAQQKRKALVESGHALFILKGYDQTTAKEIAANAGVATGTFYRYFSDKRQLLMSLLEDQIDALLPPEPNWATSDPESLLALLLETHDNRLKELGLQRVLPELLHKDSELADVLATARRNIHSKILTGLIKAREKDLTWKDLDLDTITWSMMLIAENVPNKEAHSGKQADYHEVAKVICRMIFPPEVMKKLKEDKNGK; encoded by the coding sequence ATGTCGGACCGTGAAGACCAACTTGTTGGTGAGTTTCCATTTACACCTATACAGGAACGGGCACAACAAAAAAGGAAGGCTTTGGTTGAAAGTGGACATGCCCTCTTTATTCTAAAAGGCTATGATCAAACAACGGCTAAGGAAATCGCCGCCAATGCAGGGGTAGCAACAGGTACCTTTTATCGGTACTTTTCGGATAAACGACAGCTTTTGATGTCGCTATTAGAGGATCAAATTGATGCCCTTTTGCCACCGGAGCCTAATTGGGCCACTTCAGATCCTGAAAGCTTGCTAGCATTACTATTAGAAACCCATGACAATCGGTTAAAAGAACTCGGTCTCCAGCGTGTCCTACCTGAGTTGTTGCATAAGGATTCTGAACTAGCTGATGTATTGGCAACGGCTAGGAGAAATATACATTCGAAAATACTTACGGGTTTAATCAAAGCGAGAGAAAAAGATCTTACTTGGAAAGATTTAGACTTAGATACAATTACATGGTCCATGATGCTTATAGCTGAGAATGTTCCCAATAAAGAGGCACACAGCGGGAAACAGGCTGATTATCATGAAGTAGCGAAAGTGATTTGTCGGATGATTTTCCCTCCTGAAGTGATGAAAAAACTTAAAGAAGACAAAAACGGAAAATAG
- a CDS encoding GTP pyrophosphokinase family protein, with protein MMAYKFALDEMTTKINILKDEFNYIHDYNPIEHVKSRIKSPESIFKKVQRKGIDFNLQSIKENIKDIAGMRITCSFKDDIYKLSRMIANQKDITIIEYKDYIKHPKPNGYQSLHMILGIPIFMSDREEIIYVEVQIRTIAMDFWASLEHKIYYKYNKEVPQKMLSELKEAADMAAHLDRKMEGLHKEITAMKLADEAEEEGFLTIGKEKFNLPMLENFIEGKFKIKK; from the coding sequence ATGATGGCTTATAAGTTTGCTCTGGATGAAATGACGACAAAAATTAATATTCTTAAAGATGAGTTTAATTATATTCACGACTATAATCCAATAGAACACGTAAAATCACGGATAAAATCACCAGAGAGTATTTTTAAAAAAGTGCAAAGAAAAGGCATTGATTTTAATTTACAAAGTATTAAAGAAAATATTAAAGACATTGCTGGGATGAGAATAACCTGTTCCTTCAAAGATGATATTTATAAATTGAGCAGGATGATCGCGAACCAAAAGGATATTACCATTATTGAATACAAGGATTATATTAAACATCCAAAGCCAAATGGGTATCAAAGTTTGCATATGATTTTGGGGATACCGATATTCATGTCAGACCGTGAAGAAATAATATATGTGGAGGTACAAATTCGGACGATTGCTATGGACTTTTGGGCTAGTCTAGAACACAAAATTTATTATAAGTATAACAAAGAAGTACCACAAAAAATGCTTTCCGAATTAAAGGAAGCAGCGGATATGGCTGCACATTTAGACCGAAAAATGGAAGGTTTGCATAAGGAAATAACGGCAATGAAGCTAGCTGACGAGGCGGAGGAAGAGGGATTTTTAACCATTGGTAAAGAGAAGTTTAACTTACCGATGTTAGAAAACTTTATTGAAGGAAAGTTTAAAATTAAAAAGTAG
- a CDS encoding metal-sensitive transcriptional regulator: MSFTNEEEIMDDSCCTGECSHRKSHHSDKVKNNLVTRLNRVEGQIRGIKGLIEKDTYCDDIITQISATQAALNSVAKLLLEGHLKTCVVERIQEGDMEVLDEVLITIQKLMKK, translated from the coding sequence ATGTCTTTTACAAATGAAGAAGAAATAATGGATGATTCCTGTTGCACTGGAGAGTGCAGCCATCGAAAAAGTCACCATTCAGACAAAGTAAAAAATAACCTCGTCACACGATTAAATCGAGTGGAAGGCCAAATTCGCGGAATTAAGGGATTAATTGAAAAAGATACCTATTGTGATGATATCATTACCCAGATTTCAGCAACACAAGCTGCACTCAATAGTGTCGCCAAACTTTTGCTAGAGGGGCATTTAAAAACCTGTGTAGTGGAAAGAATTCAAGAAGGTGACATGGAAGTATTGGACGAAGTACTCATAACCATTCAAAAATTAATGAAGAAATAA
- a CDS encoding nucleotide excision repair endonuclease, whose product MIKIEIPNPDIVITKKLQLGEKVESVISSVYGFTDYHRIPRDKGGMILFFNKEEDLLFVGKARKLRPRVKKHFEDTVSPMKNNRDEIYKIAVFTVEDPMEREIYETYILNTLQSKYNIDKVFFK is encoded by the coding sequence ATGATAAAAATTGAAATACCAAATCCAGATATTGTGATAACAAAAAAGCTGCAGTTAGGCGAGAAAGTAGAATCCGTAATCAGCAGTGTTTATGGCTTTACAGATTATCACCGGATCCCAAGGGATAAAGGCGGGATGATTCTTTTCTTCAATAAAGAGGAAGATTTATTATTTGTAGGCAAAGCAAGGAAACTAAGACCGAGAGTGAAAAAACATTTTGAGGATACCGTTTCACCGATGAAGAACAATCGAGACGAGATCTATAAGATTGCTGTATTTACAGTAGAGGATCCGATGGAAAGAGAAATTTACGAAACTTACATTCTTAATACACTTCAGTCAAAATACAATATTGACAAGGTTTTCTTTAAATAA
- a CDS encoding flavodoxin domain-containing protein encodes MKTLIVYCSSHGTTEKAVQLISEWMEGEVLAVDLKRDKISYDVGDYDFVIIGGSIHAGSIQGRIKHFIAKHHDILMTKKLGLFLCCWRDGKIAIEQFEDAFPKELRDIAVANGIFGGEFLISKMNFIEKQIVKKVSGITTESSYLDTTAIMTFVMKINATLALV; translated from the coding sequence ATGAAAACATTAATAGTTTATTGCTCATCACATGGTACGACAGAAAAGGCTGTCCAGTTAATCAGTGAGTGGATGGAAGGAGAGGTTCTTGCTGTAGATTTAAAACGGGATAAAATCTCTTATGATGTCGGTGATTACGACTTCGTAATTATTGGTGGGTCTATCCATGCGGGGAGTATTCAAGGAAGGATTAAACATTTTATCGCCAAACACCATGATATTCTAATGACCAAAAAACTTGGTCTATTTCTCTGTTGTTGGCGGGATGGCAAAATAGCCATTGAACAATTCGAAGATGCTTTCCCTAAAGAACTAAGAGACATTGCTGTAGCAAATGGCATCTTCGGCGGGGAGTTTCTTATCAGTAAAATGAACTTCATTGAAAAACAGATTGTAAAAAAGGTTAGTGGAATTACGACGGAATCCTCTTACCTGGACACCACAGCTATCATGACCTTTGTTATGAAAATTAATGCGACACTTGCGCTTGTTTAA
- a CDS encoding SOS response-associated peptidase — protein sequence MCGRFTLTATIDELLDRFDVESFLQDEEYFPSYNVAPSQSVIAVINNGKENRMGFLRWGLIPPWAKDMSIGYKMINARSETLTEKPSFKNAYQKKRCIIVADSFYEWKRIDSKTKIPMRIKLKSDDLFAMAGLWEKWKSPEGKDIFSCSVITTSANEMVKDIHDRMPVILNPKDERTWLDPSLTDTHSLNQLLKPLDPNLMDAYEVSSLVNSPKNNSIELIQSIC from the coding sequence ATGTGCGGTCGCTTTACTTTGACAGCGACGATTGATGAGCTTTTGGATCGGTTTGATGTGGAGTCTTTTTTGCAGGATGAGGAATATTTTCCTAGTTATAATGTGGCTCCATCCCAATCTGTTATAGCTGTTATTAATAATGGGAAGGAAAATAGGATGGGGTTCTTACGATGGGGGCTTATCCCGCCGTGGGCTAAGGATATGTCAATCGGTTATAAAATGATTAATGCCCGTTCCGAGACACTTACAGAAAAGCCTAGCTTTAAAAATGCCTATCAAAAGAAGCGTTGTATTATCGTTGCTGATAGCTTTTACGAATGGAAACGCATCGATAGTAAAACGAAAATTCCCATGAGGATTAAGCTTAAGTCCGATGATTTGTTTGCCATGGCGGGTCTTTGGGAGAAATGGAAATCACCCGAAGGCAAAGATATTTTTTCTTGCTCCGTTATTACGACAAGTGCAAACGAAATGGTTAAAGATATCCATGACCGAATGCCTGTTATCCTTAATCCTAAGGATGAAAGAACTTGGCTAGATCCTTCTCTGACTGACACCCATTCTCTCAATCAACTATTAAAACCGCTAGACCCCAATTTAATGGATGCCTATGAAGTTAGCTCACTTGTTAACTCGCCCAAGAACAATTCCATCGAGCTTATACAGAGCATCTGTTAA